One Telluria mixta DNA window includes the following coding sequences:
- a CDS encoding arginine N-succinyltransferase, with product MYVVRPVEPADVGALETLLAASTPGVHTLPRTREKIAAFVERSVASFAAHVDIPSEESYLFVLEDVDSRELVGTAAIHASAGSNGTYFAFRNDVIQQVSRDLNISHSVHALTLCSELTAYSQLSGFYIRDRDTARREAALLSRARLLYAVLAPHRFGDRFFVPLAGVTDEGGQSPFWDALGRKFFKMDFLDAERTIGGARNRTLIVELMPHYPVYVPLLPGPAQAVMGQIHPSGELAFDLLTEEGFEADEYIDIFDGGPILQAHKHALRSFSGSMVKKVANAELQPPTRGGKAAMVNYAVASSERKFRAIVLPCDPAESSESICLPPAARDALGAATGDSVICVRI from the coding sequence ATGTACGTAGTTCGTCCGGTAGAACCAGCGGATGTCGGCGCCCTCGAGACGCTGCTTGCCGCGTCCACGCCGGGAGTGCACACCCTGCCGCGCACGCGCGAGAAAATCGCCGCGTTCGTGGAGCGATCGGTGGCGTCGTTCGCCGCCCACGTCGACATCCCCAGCGAAGAGTCCTACCTGTTCGTGCTCGAAGACGTCGACAGCCGCGAGCTGGTCGGCACCGCCGCGATCCACGCGTCGGCCGGTTCGAACGGCACCTATTTCGCGTTCCGCAACGATGTGATCCAGCAGGTCTCGCGCGACCTGAACATCAGTCACAGCGTGCACGCGCTGACCCTGTGCTCGGAGCTGACCGCGTATTCGCAGCTGTCCGGCTTTTATATTCGCGACCGCGACACGGCCCGGCGCGAAGCGGCGCTGCTGTCGCGCGCGCGCCTGCTGTATGCCGTGCTGGCGCCGCACCGCTTCGGCGACCGTTTCTTCGTGCCGCTGGCCGGCGTTACCGACGAAGGCGGCCAGTCGCCGTTCTGGGACGCACTGGGCCGCAAGTTCTTCAAGATGGATTTCCTCGATGCGGAGCGCACGATCGGCGGCGCCCGTAACCGCACGCTGATCGTCGAGCTGATGCCGCACTACCCGGTGTACGTGCCGCTGCTGCCCGGTCCCGCGCAGGCCGTGATGGGCCAGATCCACCCGAGCGGCGAACTCGCGTTCGACCTGCTGACGGAAGAGGGCTTCGAGGCCGACGAATACATCGACATCTTCGACGGCGGCCCGATCCTGCAGGCGCACAAGCACGCGCTGCGGTCGTTCTCCGGCTCGATGGTGAAGAAGGTCGCGAACGCCGAACTGCAGCCGCCCACGCGCGGTGGCAAGGCCGCGATGGTGAATTACGCGGTGGCCAGCAGCGAGCGCAAATTCCGCGCGATCGTGCTGCCGTGCGACCCGGCCGAGAGTTCCGAGTCCATCTGCCTGCCGCCCGCGGCACGCGACGCGCTCGGTGCCGCGACCGGCGACAGCGTCATCTGCGTACGCATCTGA
- the astA gene encoding arginine N-succinyltransferase, with the protein MLVIRAITLNDIDPLIEMARQVGSGMTTLKPDRAMLGERVETAVASFAQTIPPEERDYMFVMEDTSNGRLAGVCAIKAAVGLTEPFYNYRIGTLVHSSRELGVFTRMDTLYLSNDLTGSTELCSLFLMPEYRTGYNGKWLSKSRFLFMAQFQHLFTEKIIAEMRGYQAEDGTSPFYEGLGRHFFKMDFNHVDGLTALGKKSFIAELMPRQPLYVAYLPEDAQAVIGQVHRSTLPARKLLEQEGMHYEGYVDIFDAGPVLQGRVAELRAVRDSVLATAEEGQPEGECEVTLVSNTKLDDFRMVLTQACDGGRKVALSVRELQLLHCQPGDPIRSLALNVRKNNG; encoded by the coding sequence ATGCTCGTAATCCGCGCAATCACCCTGAACGACATCGATCCGCTGATCGAGATGGCGCGCCAGGTCGGCAGCGGCATGACCACGCTGAAGCCGGACCGCGCCATGCTGGGCGAGCGCGTCGAGACCGCGGTGGCATCGTTCGCGCAGACGATCCCGCCCGAAGAACGCGACTACATGTTCGTGATGGAAGACACGTCCAACGGCCGCCTGGCCGGCGTGTGCGCCATCAAGGCCGCTGTCGGCCTCACGGAGCCGTTTTATAACTACCGCATCGGCACGCTGGTGCACTCCAGCCGCGAACTGGGCGTGTTCACGCGCATGGACACGCTGTACCTGTCGAACGACCTGACCGGGTCGACGGAACTGTGCTCGCTGTTCCTGATGCCGGAATACCGCACGGGCTACAACGGCAAGTGGCTGTCGAAGAGCCGCTTCCTGTTCATGGCCCAGTTCCAGCACCTGTTCACGGAAAAGATCATCGCCGAGATGCGCGGCTACCAGGCGGAGGACGGCACGTCGCCGTTCTACGAAGGCCTCGGCCGCCACTTCTTCAAGATGGATTTCAACCACGTCGACGGCCTCACGGCGCTCGGCAAGAAGTCCTTCATCGCCGAACTGATGCCGCGCCAGCCGCTGTACGTGGCGTACCTGCCGGAAGACGCGCAGGCCGTGATCGGCCAGGTGCACCGCTCCACGCTCCCCGCGAGGAAGCTGCTGGAACAGGAAGGCATGCACTACGAGGGCTACGTCGACATCTTCGACGCGGGCCCCGTGCTGCAGGGCCGCGTGGCCGAGCTGCGCGCCGTGCGCGACAGCGTGCTGGCCACGGCCGAGGAAGGCCAACCGGAAGGCGAGTGCGAAGTCACGCTCGTCTCCAACACGAAGCTCGACGATTTTCGCATGGTCCTTACCCAGGCCTGCGACGGCGGCCGCAAGGTCGCGCTATCCGTGCGCGAACTCCAGTTGCTGCATTGCCAGCCGGGCGACCCTATTCGCTCGCTGGCCCTCAACGTAAGGAAAAACAATGGCTAA
- the astD gene encoding succinylglutamate-semialdehyde dehydrogenase, protein MAKELSSNCANYIGGEWLAGSGPQLDTIDPSTGRQTWTSNESTAEDVDRAVKAARAAFEDWALTPLEQRIAICQRFRDLLKEHNEELAAIIAEEVGKPLWEARTEVTTMANKVDISVQSHAARTGETAAKVADGNAVLRHRPHGVFGVFGPYNFPGHLPNGHIVPALIAGNTLVFKPSEYAPRTAVRTVQLWEQAGLPRGVLNLVNGGRATGVALSQHPDVDGILFTGSSQTGVALHKQFGGQPGKMLALEMGGNNPLVVWDVQNIDAAVHHAVMSAFISAGQRCTCARRLIVQDTPQGQAFIDRLVEVAAKLAVGPSNAEPQPFMGPVVSAAVAKRLVQAQEMMEAQGGKVLLRMRQLDPNAGFVTAGIVDVTDAKGIPDEEWFGPLLQIVRVADFDRAIDAANATEYGLAAALLSPSEDLWKRFAIKARAGVVNWNRPTTGAASSAPFGGVGKSGNHRPSAYYAADYCAYPVASIETSELDMPAKLSPGLTF, encoded by the coding sequence ATGGCTAAAGAATTGAGCTCTAACTGCGCTAACTACATCGGCGGCGAATGGCTGGCCGGTTCCGGTCCGCAGCTCGACACGATCGACCCGTCCACCGGCCGCCAGACCTGGACCAGCAACGAATCCACGGCAGAGGATGTGGACCGCGCCGTGAAAGCCGCGCGCGCCGCGTTCGAAGACTGGGCGCTCACGCCGCTCGAACAACGCATCGCCATCTGCCAGCGCTTCCGCGACCTGCTCAAGGAGCACAACGAGGAACTGGCCGCGATCATCGCCGAGGAAGTGGGCAAGCCGTTGTGGGAAGCCCGCACGGAAGTGACGACGATGGCCAACAAGGTCGACATCTCCGTGCAGTCGCATGCCGCGCGCACGGGCGAGACGGCCGCCAAGGTCGCCGACGGCAATGCCGTGCTGCGCCACCGTCCGCACGGCGTGTTCGGCGTGTTCGGCCCCTATAATTTCCCCGGCCACCTGCCGAACGGTCACATCGTGCCGGCGCTGATCGCGGGGAATACGCTCGTGTTCAAGCCGAGCGAATACGCGCCCCGCACCGCCGTGCGTACCGTGCAGCTGTGGGAACAGGCCGGCCTGCCACGCGGCGTGCTGAACCTCGTGAACGGCGGCCGCGCGACCGGCGTGGCACTGTCGCAGCATCCGGACGTGGACGGCATCCTGTTCACCGGCAGCAGCCAGACGGGCGTCGCGCTGCATAAACAGTTCGGCGGCCAGCCGGGCAAGATGCTGGCGCTGGAAATGGGCGGCAACAACCCGCTCGTCGTGTGGGACGTTCAAAACATCGACGCGGCCGTGCACCACGCCGTCATGTCCGCGTTTATCTCGGCCGGCCAGCGTTGCACGTGCGCGCGCCGCCTGATCGTGCAGGACACGCCGCAAGGACAGGCGTTCATCGACCGTCTCGTGGAAGTCGCCGCCAAGCTGGCCGTCGGCCCGTCGAATGCGGAGCCGCAGCCGTTCATGGGGCCCGTCGTCTCGGCCGCCGTCGCGAAGCGCCTCGTGCAGGCGCAGGAAATGATGGAAGCGCAGGGCGGCAAGGTGCTGCTGCGCATGCGCCAGCTCGACCCGAACGCGGGCTTCGTCACCGCCGGCATCGTCGACGTCACCGACGCGAAGGGCATCCCGGACGAAGAGTGGTTCGGACCGCTGCTGCAGATCGTGCGCGTGGCCGATTTCGACCGCGCCATCGACGCCGCCAACGCCACGGAGTACGGCCTCGCCGCCGCGCTGCTGTCGCCGTCGGAAGACCTGTGGAAGCGCTTCGCGATCAAGGCGCGCGCGGGTGTCGTCAACTGGAACCGTCCGACGACGGGCGCCGCCAGCTCCGCGCCGTTCGGCGGCGTGGGCAAGTCCGGCAACCATCGTCCGAGCGCTTATTACGCGGCCGACTACTGCGCGTACCCGGTCGCTTCCATCGAAACCTCCGAACTGGACATGCCGGCCAAGCTGTCGCCCGGTCTCACCTTCTGA
- the astB gene encoding N-succinylarginine dihydrolase: MRNAREFNFDGLVGPSHNYAGLSFGNVASFNNVRSASNPRQAALQGLAKMRALAARGFAQGLLPPQARPNFRLLRRLGFSGTDADVLAQAYRESPVILACAYSASPMWTANAATVSPSADTADGRVHFTAANLNNKLHRAEEHVQATRTLRALFANPDRFVVHDPLPSTPAFGDEGAANHTRFASAHGASGVEFFVYGRVEFDPSAPAPVKYPARQTLEASQAVARLHGLDAARTVFASQNPAVIDQGVFHNDVIAVGNGNVLFYHEQAFADEASTLDLLRRALGVTGTDLRAVRVDTGVVPVADAVASYLFNSQLLSKPDGGMALVVPHECRETATVARYLEQLVASGGPIDELIEFDLRQSMRNGGGPACLRLRVVLTDEEAAAMHQGVLMTEDLYARLVPWVERHYRDRVEPKDLADPQLAIECAAALEDLERILGLPGLYDLS; encoded by the coding sequence ATGCGCAACGCACGCGAATTCAATTTCGACGGCCTCGTGGGCCCGTCGCACAACTACGCCGGCCTCTCGTTCGGCAACGTCGCCTCGTTCAACAACGTGCGCAGCGCGTCGAACCCGCGCCAGGCCGCGCTGCAGGGCCTCGCGAAGATGCGCGCCCTGGCCGCGCGCGGCTTTGCGCAAGGCCTGCTGCCGCCGCAGGCGCGTCCGAACTTCCGCCTGCTGCGCCGCCTCGGCTTTTCCGGCACGGATGCGGACGTGCTGGCGCAGGCCTACCGCGAATCGCCCGTGATCCTGGCCTGCGCCTACTCGGCATCGCCGATGTGGACGGCGAACGCCGCCACCGTCAGCCCGTCGGCCGACACGGCGGATGGCCGCGTGCACTTCACGGCCGCGAACCTGAACAATAAATTGCACCGCGCCGAAGAGCACGTGCAGGCGACGCGCACCCTGCGCGCCCTGTTCGCGAATCCGGATCGCTTCGTCGTGCACGATCCGCTGCCGTCGACGCCCGCATTCGGCGACGAAGGCGCCGCCAACCACACGCGCTTCGCCAGTGCCCACGGTGCGTCCGGCGTCGAGTTTTTTGTCTACGGACGCGTCGAGTTCGACCCGTCCGCACCGGCACCTGTGAAATACCCGGCCCGCCAGACGCTGGAAGCGTCGCAGGCCGTCGCCCGCCTGCACGGCCTGGACGCGGCACGCACGGTGTTCGCGTCGCAGAATCCGGCCGTGATCGACCAGGGCGTGTTTCATAACGACGTGATCGCGGTCGGCAACGGCAACGTACTGTTCTACCACGAGCAGGCGTTCGCCGACGAAGCATCCACGCTGGATCTGCTTCGCCGTGCGCTCGGCGTCACGGGCACCGATTTGCGCGCCGTGCGCGTCGACACGGGCGTCGTTCCCGTCGCCGACGCCGTCGCCAGTTACCTGTTCAACAGCCAGCTGCTGTCCAAGCCGGACGGCGGCATGGCGCTCGTCGTCCCGCACGAATGCCGCGAGACGGCGACCGTGGCGCGCTACCTGGAGCAGCTGGTGGCTTCCGGTGGCCCGATCGACGAGTTGATCGAATTCGACCTGCGCCAGAGCATGCGCAACGGCGGCGGCCCCGCGTGCCTGCGCCTGCGCGTGGTGCTCACGGACGAGGAAGCGGCCGCGATGCACCAGGGCGTGCTGATGACGGAAGACCTGTATGCACGCCTCGTGCCGTGGGTCGAGCGTCATTACCGCGACCGCGTGGAGCCGAAGGACCTGGCCGACCCGCAGCTGGCCATCGAGTGCGCGGCCGCGCTGGAAGACCTGGAACGCATCCTGGGCTTGCCCGGTCTTTACGACCTTTCATGA
- a CDS encoding NAD-glutamate dehydrogenase: MNKDMPHDLRTQTLALVNENKPADASEQVGALIGAWIGALDEDDLAGIDPRNLAAILWDAFAQVAQRTTDGCQIAQMRYTDGRCGMSTALLILNEDMPYLVDSFVMALRRQRVVASGVLNTVLPVRRDDAGRVVAVGETGAPLESYVLCLLAEDLPQDELSELVARIQMVARDAAIVHRDAVAMADRMTAVAAAASAQGTPGGQEVAAFLDWAKNEGFEPFGYAYYFVKPGVRELERDIPSRIGVLQDTTHPVYGTCLQNIPGDFEILSKRDETLSIVKADVAGTLHRDQPLDFIGVRDTDTQGNTIGEHCFVGLFTRAATSTPLARLPFARGRVAKVLSIAGVRQEGFRAEKFLEILESLPRTEALEAEPDWLAQVCSSVVSLYKQPRAKVFARRDVYQRHLNVLVYLPRERYSAAVVAALAQALKDSSGAVDVRTQTLVADGPLARVYLIAQAARYPLDLETDIQKPLLSVLDGWHDRYTALTDTVEDVPTRNALRKILPTLPVNYVAATAPEIAFRDVNAIIANGEQGHVSVRIETDEAGVTSLRLYSTNTMPSLSRILPALQNAGVAIDREQSFWIDTADGTRRYITSLIVDADSAAKLAKPGVADVADELFAALFNDEAEDGRLNGLTIEGGLSMREVQLVRAYISYWRQAGSKFSTRYMAETLRPRASLVKELVEGFALRFDPKRSAEERAEGDAKLAALKAGLAKVNHADTEEIMAALVDLVMATVRTNYYQNDGEKIIFKLDTSHLALVPEPRPFREIYVFSRRFEGVHLRGGPVARGGLRWSDRMEDYRTEVLGLVKAQMVKNAVIVPAGSKGGFVCKQMPKDAARDVVAAEGEAVYRLFIASLLEVTDNRVRGEIVPPNDTVRYDQDDPYLVVAADKGTATFSDIANSIAVSRGFWLGDAFASGGSNGYDHKKMGITAKGAFEAVKRHFYEMGHDMSTTPVTMVGVGDMSGDVFGNGVLLSRQLKVLAAFDHRHIFLDPNPDVVVSFNERKRMFALPRSSWEDYDKDLISEGGGVFPRTARHIELSPQVRDALAIEETSLTPEELMHRILLAPVDLFYNGGIGTYIKASTETHAQVKDRANDNIRVNGNELRVKVVAEGGNLGATQAGRIEFALAGGRIFTDAIDNSAGVDCSDHEVNVKIWLDTEVNAGQLDEGERNRLLTEMTGDIEKLVLRDNTLQTHLLVREAQAQTNSAVVDGYAALIASLEVEGAVSRELEQLPGETELQRRKALGLGLTTPELAVVVANVKNRFKRVLAALPLTEQPWAETILRPYFPAQLVATRDPLAHPLANAILATVLANESVNRCGPLMLRDLALEHRIDDAEVVKAWGQAWAALHLAPVFEALDHDALVVPRDVSQTVDVRTRVMLRTVIEGVLSLPAEQAGAGGMEELSNLFAQPEQLRQLMPAKSEADSHAGLSSSFVQAWKAVDTVESLAAFLFAAVSVQRPQGMSLAEFLRVGMLLREQAGIDTLERGLKLPATSKSQEQLRNYALQALRRTQQRLLTEVLAASRSTSDMQSAVRELTAAMGLSAGYVQPTDLEQAMLAVWSLSEGSSPDRIASGTAASTVATTVANVA; the protein is encoded by the coding sequence ATGAACAAAGACATGCCTCACGATCTGCGCACACAAACCCTCGCGCTGGTCAATGAGAACAAGCCGGCCGACGCCTCGGAACAAGTGGGCGCGCTGATCGGCGCCTGGATCGGCGCCCTGGACGAGGACGACCTCGCCGGCATCGATCCCCGCAACCTCGCCGCCATCCTGTGGGATGCCTTCGCCCAGGTGGCGCAGCGCACGACGGACGGCTGCCAGATCGCGCAGATGCGTTATACGGACGGGCGCTGCGGCATGTCGACCGCCCTGCTGATCCTGAACGAGGACATGCCCTACCTCGTCGACTCGTTCGTGATGGCGCTGCGCCGCCAGCGCGTCGTCGCGTCGGGCGTGCTGAATACGGTGCTGCCCGTGCGCCGCGACGATGCCGGCCGCGTGGTCGCCGTCGGCGAGACCGGCGCGCCGCTGGAATCCTACGTCCTGTGCCTGCTGGCGGAAGACCTGCCGCAGGACGAACTCTCCGAACTCGTCGCGCGCATCCAGATGGTCGCGCGCGACGCCGCCATCGTGCACCGCGACGCCGTCGCCATGGCCGACCGCATGACTGCCGTCGCCGCCGCGGCCAGCGCGCAAGGCACCCCGGGCGGTCAGGAAGTCGCCGCCTTCCTCGACTGGGCCAAGAACGAAGGCTTCGAACCGTTCGGCTACGCCTATTACTTCGTGAAGCCGGGCGTGCGCGAGCTGGAACGCGACATCCCGAGCCGCATCGGCGTGCTGCAGGACACCACGCATCCCGTCTACGGCACCTGCCTGCAGAACATCCCGGGCGACTTCGAGATCCTGTCCAAGCGCGACGAGACGCTGTCGATCGTGAAGGCCGACGTGGCCGGCACCCTGCACCGCGACCAGCCGCTGGACTTCATCGGCGTGCGCGACACCGACACGCAGGGCAATACCATCGGCGAGCACTGCTTCGTCGGCCTGTTCACCCGCGCCGCCACGTCGACGCCGCTGGCGCGCCTGCCGTTCGCGCGCGGCCGCGTGGCGAAAGTGCTGTCCATCGCCGGCGTGCGCCAGGAAGGCTTCCGCGCCGAGAAATTCCTCGAGATCCTGGAATCGCTGCCGCGTACGGAAGCGCTGGAAGCGGAGCCGGACTGGCTCGCCCAGGTGTGCAGCTCCGTCGTCTCGCTGTACAAGCAGCCGCGCGCGAAAGTCTTCGCCCGCCGCGACGTGTACCAGCGCCACCTGAACGTCCTCGTCTACCTGCCGCGCGAGCGCTACAGCGCCGCCGTCGTCGCCGCGCTGGCGCAGGCGCTGAAGGACAGCTCGGGCGCCGTCGACGTGCGCACGCAGACCCTCGTCGCCGACGGTCCGCTGGCCCGCGTCTACCTGATCGCCCAGGCCGCGCGCTATCCGCTCGACCTGGAAACCGACATCCAGAAACCGCTGCTGTCCGTGCTGGACGGCTGGCATGACCGCTACACGGCGCTGACCGACACGGTGGAAGACGTCCCGACCCGCAACGCGCTGCGCAAGATCCTGCCCACGCTGCCCGTGAACTACGTGGCCGCGACGGCACCGGAAATCGCTTTCCGCGACGTGAACGCGATCATCGCGAACGGCGAGCAAGGCCACGTGTCCGTCCGCATCGAGACGGATGAAGCGGGCGTCACGTCGCTGCGCCTGTATTCCACGAATACGATGCCGTCGCTGTCGCGCATCCTGCCGGCGCTGCAGAACGCCGGCGTCGCCATCGACCGTGAGCAGAGCTTCTGGATCGACACGGCCGACGGCACCCGCCGCTACATCACGAGTCTGATCGTCGACGCGGATTCCGCCGCCAAGCTGGCGAAACCCGGCGTCGCCGACGTGGCGGACGAGCTGTTCGCCGCACTGTTCAACGACGAAGCGGAAGACGGCCGCCTGAACGGCCTCACGATCGAAGGCGGCCTGTCGATGCGCGAAGTGCAGCTCGTGCGCGCCTACATCAGCTACTGGCGCCAGGCCGGCAGCAAGTTCTCGACCCGCTACATGGCCGAGACGCTGCGCCCGCGCGCGAGCCTCGTCAAGGAACTGGTGGAAGGTTTCGCGCTGCGCTTCGACCCGAAACGCAGCGCCGAAGAACGTGCCGAGGGCGACGCCAAGCTGGCCGCGCTGAAGGCCGGTCTCGCCAAGGTCAACCACGCCGACACCGAGGAAATCATGGCCGCACTGGTCGACCTCGTGATGGCGACGGTGCGCACCAACTATTATCAAAACGACGGCGAGAAGATCATCTTCAAGCTCGACACGAGCCACCTGGCGCTCGTGCCGGAACCGCGTCCGTTCCGCGAGATCTACGTGTTCTCGCGCCGCTTCGAAGGCGTGCACCTGCGCGGCGGCCCGGTCGCCCGCGGCGGCCTGCGCTGGTCGGACCGCATGGAAGACTACCGCACCGAAGTGCTGGGCCTTGTGAAGGCGCAGATGGTCAAGAACGCCGTCATCGTGCCGGCCGGTTCGAAGGGCGGTTTCGTCTGCAAGCAGATGCCGAAGGATGCGGCGCGTGACGTCGTGGCGGCCGAAGGCGAAGCCGTCTACCGCCTGTTCATCGCGAGCCTGCTGGAAGTGACGGACAACCGCGTGCGCGGCGAGATCGTGCCCCCTAACGACACCGTGCGCTACGACCAGGACGACCCGTACCTCGTGGTCGCCGCCGACAAGGGCACCGCGACGTTCTCCGACATCGCCAACAGCATCGCCGTCTCGCGCGGCTTCTGGCTGGGCGACGCGTTCGCATCGGGCGGTTCGAACGGCTACGATCACAAGAAGATGGGCATCACGGCGAAGGGCGCGTTCGAAGCCGTCAAGCGTCACTTCTACGAGATGGGCCATGACATGAGCACGACCCCGGTGACGATGGTCGGCGTGGGCGACATGTCGGGCGACGTGTTCGGCAACGGCGTGCTGCTGTCGCGCCAGCTGAAAGTGCTGGCCGCGTTCGACCACCGCCACATCTTCCTCGACCCGAATCCGGACGTCGTCGTGTCGTTCAACGAGCGCAAGCGCATGTTCGCGTTGCCTCGTAGTTCCTGGGAGGACTACGACAAGGACCTGATCTCGGAAGGTGGCGGCGTGTTCCCGCGTACGGCCCGCCATATCGAGCTGTCGCCGCAGGTGCGCGACGCGCTGGCCATCGAAGAGACGTCGCTGACGCCTGAAGAACTGATGCACCGCATCCTGCTGGCGCCGGTCGACCTGTTCTACAACGGCGGCATCGGCACCTACATCAAGGCCTCCACGGAGACCCACGCGCAGGTGAAAGACCGCGCCAACGACAACATCCGCGTCAACGGCAACGAGCTGCGCGTAAAAGTCGTGGCGGAAGGCGGCAACCTGGGCGCCACGCAGGCCGGCCGTATCGAATTCGCGCTGGCCGGCGGCCGCATCTTCACGGATGCGATCGACAACTCGGCCGGCGTGGACTGCTCCGACCACGAAGTCAACGTCAAGATCTGGCTCGACACCGAAGTCAACGCGGGCCAGCTGGACGAGGGCGAACGCAACCGCCTGCTGACCGAGATGACGGGCGATATCGAGAAGCTGGTCCTGCGCGACAACACGCTGCAGACGCACCTGCTGGTGCGCGAGGCACAGGCGCAAACGAACAGCGCGGTCGTCGACGGCTACGCTGCCCTGATCGCGAGCCTGGAGGTGGAAGGCGCCGTGTCGCGCGAGCTGGAACAGCTGCCGGGCGAGACGGAACTGCAGCGCCGCAAGGCGCTCGGCCTGGGCCTCACGACGCCGGAACTGGCCGTCGTCGTCGCCAACGTCAAGAACCGCTTCAAGCGCGTCCTCGCCGCGCTGCCACTGACGGAACAGCCGTGGGCCGAGACCATCCTGCGCCCGTATTTCCCGGCGCAGCTGGTCGCCACGCGCGATCCGCTGGCACACCCGCTGGCCAACGCGATCCTCGCGACCGTGCTGGCCAACGAATCGGTCAACCGCTGCGGTCCGCTGATGCTGCGCGACCTGGCGCTGGAACACCGCATCGACGACGCCGAAGTCGTCAAAGCGTGGGGCCAGGCCTGGGCCGCGCTGCACCTGGCGCCCGTGTTCGAGGCACTGGACCATGACGCGCTGGTCGTGCCGCGCGACGTGTCGCAGACCGTCGACGTCCGCACCCGCGTGATGCTGCGCACCGTGATCGAAGGCGTGCTGTCGCTGCCGGCGGAACAAGCCGGTGCCGGCGGCATGGAAGAGCTGTCGAACCTGTTCGCCCAGCCGGAACAACTGCGCCAGCTGATGCCGGCGAAATCGGAAGCGGACAGCCACGCCGGCCTGTCGTCGTCGTTCGTGCAGGCGTGGAAGGCCGTCGATACGGTCGAATCGCTGGCCGCGTTCCTGTTCGCGGCCGTCTCCGTCCAGCGTCCGCAAGGCATGTCGCTGGCCGAGTTCCTGCGGGTCGGCATGCTCCTGCGCGAGCAGGCGGGCATCGACACCCTGGAGCGCGGCCTCAAGCTGCCGGCCACCAGCAAGTCGCAGGAACAGCTGCGCAACTACGCGCTGCAGGCCCTGCGCCGCACGCAGCAACGCCTGTTGACGGAAGTGCTGGCGGCAAGCCGCTCCACATCCGACATGCAGTCGGCCGTGCGCGAGCTGACCGCGGCGATGGGGCTGTCGGCCGGCTACGTCCAGCCGACGGACCTGGAGCAGGCGATGCTGGCCGTGTGGTCGCTGTCGGAAGGCTCGAGCCCGGACCGCATCGCATCGGGCACCGCGGCGTCCACCGTCGCCACCACCGTCGCGAACGTGGCGTAA
- a CDS encoding succinylglutamate desuccinylase — translation MAATLPKEIRALAEGDFGEVAARFAQAGFTVGQPAKGVLTVKTATPMPERPAVLLSVGVHGDETGPIEMVAYAIEALSRTPGELAVDLMLCVGNIDAIAAGKRFIDADLNRMFRDQRGDLAGTFEAGRADTLIAATAAFFESSGPRRWHLDLHTAIRGSRYPRFAIVPELIAETPRRELIEWLGLGGIEAVIMNPASAGTYSWWTAERHGAAGTTVELGRIGTLGQNDLSQFAAMASALDGLLRGQAQAGGNQPIVFDTAQSITKLSDAFTMSFGRDTENFTPLKKGEVIARDGDTVYTVQHDEECVVFPNPDVRVGLRAGIMVVRAG, via the coding sequence ATGGCGGCCACCTTACCGAAGGAAATCCGGGCGCTGGCCGAAGGCGACTTCGGCGAGGTAGCCGCCCGCTTCGCGCAAGCCGGCTTCACGGTCGGCCAGCCTGCGAAGGGTGTGCTGACCGTGAAGACGGCGACACCAATGCCGGAGCGTCCCGCCGTGCTGCTGTCGGTGGGCGTGCACGGCGACGAGACGGGGCCGATCGAGATGGTGGCCTACGCCATCGAGGCCCTGTCGCGCACGCCGGGCGAGCTCGCGGTGGACCTGATGCTCTGCGTCGGGAACATCGACGCCATCGCGGCCGGCAAGCGCTTCATCGACGCGGACCTGAACCGCATGTTCCGCGACCAGCGCGGAGATCTCGCCGGCACCTTCGAAGCAGGCCGCGCGGACACGCTGATCGCAGCCACGGCTGCATTCTTCGAAAGCAGCGGTCCACGCCGCTGGCACCTCGACCTGCACACGGCGATCCGCGGCTCGCGTTATCCGCGCTTCGCCATCGTGCCGGAACTGATCGCGGAGACTCCCCGCCGCGAGCTGATCGAATGGCTGGGCCTCGGCGGCATCGAAGCCGTCATCATGAACCCGGCGTCGGCCGGCACGTACAGTTGGTGGACGGCCGAGCGGCACGGGGCCGCGGGCACGACCGTCGAACTGGGGCGCATCGGCACGCTGGGGCAGAACGATCTGTCGCAGTTCGCGGCCATGGCCTCGGCCCTGGACGGTCTGCTGCGCGGGCAGGCGCAGGCGGGCGGCAACCAGCCCATCGTGTTCGACACGGCCCAGTCGATCACCAAGCTGTCCGATGCGTTCACCATGAGCTTCGGACGCGATACCGAAAACTTCACGCCGTTGAAAAAGGGCGAGGTGATCGCGCGCGACGGTGATACCGTTTATACCGTTCAGCACGACGAGGAGTGCGTCGTGTTTCCGAATCCCGATGTGCGCGTGGGGTTGCGGGCAGGGATCATGGTGGTGCGCGCCGGCTGA